A window of Amycolatopsis australiensis contains these coding sequences:
- a CDS encoding DUF742 domain-containing protein — protein MHWGSVLEEGGAGMVRPYFRTHGRTRPTRDLPVETLVSITQRGRAVVRGSTQEETEICALLRTSQSVAEVAARRRIPLGVARVLLSDLADRGLVAVHTARKGSGNRPSLELMERILHGLSRL, from the coding sequence GTGCACTGGGGGTCCGTGCTCGAAGAAGGCGGGGCGGGGATGGTCCGCCCGTACTTCCGTACCCATGGCCGTACCCGGCCGACGCGGGATCTGCCCGTCGAGACGCTCGTCTCGATCACCCAGCGGGGGCGGGCCGTCGTGCGGGGGAGCACGCAGGAAGAGACCGAGATCTGCGCTCTGCTGCGGACTTCGCAGTCCGTTGCGGAGGTGGCCGCGCGGCGGCGGATTCCGCTCGGCGTTGCCCGGGTTCTGCTCTCCGACCTCGCCGACCGGGGGCTCGTCGCCGTGCACACCGCGCGGAAGGGCTCCGGGAACCGGCCCAGCCTCGAGCTGATGGAGCGCATCCTCCACGGCCTCAGCCGGCTGTGA
- a CDS encoding L,D-transpeptidase, with translation MNRRMIALLGGVAAMAGTVAFAGTAEAASTPCSAEAKACVQRSSNTAWLTDGAGNVTYGGVPITVGLPKYPTPLGTFHVQYKDIDHYSKQYNGPMPYSVFFTDTGVAFHQGSLKARSHGCVHLSHAAAVTFYNTLQPGDVVEVVP, from the coding sequence ATGAACCGGAGGATGATCGCGCTACTGGGCGGGGTCGCCGCGATGGCGGGGACCGTGGCGTTCGCGGGAACGGCCGAAGCGGCATCCACGCCGTGCAGTGCCGAAGCGAAGGCCTGCGTCCAGCGCAGTTCGAATACCGCGTGGCTGACCGACGGCGCCGGGAACGTCACCTACGGCGGTGTCCCGATCACCGTGGGGCTGCCGAAGTACCCGACCCCGCTGGGCACGTTCCACGTGCAGTACAAGGACATCGACCACTACAGCAAGCAGTACAACGGGCCGATGCCGTACTCGGTGTTCTTCACCGACACGGGGGTCGCCTTCCACCAGGGCAGCCTGAAGGCCAGGTCCCACGGGTGCGTGCACCTTTCGCACGCGGCGGCGGTGACGTTCTACAACACGCTGCAGCCCGGTGACGTCGTCGAGGTCGTGCCCTGA
- a CDS encoding nuclear transport factor 2 family protein: MDLHDRVEIIDALYRFGLGQDLKDRELFASSFAADAELDFRPAAARWGAEPPLMTGRDSIVDTILASFSGRVDTTHQVTNPRVTVDGDTAHLTAMVEAQHLLSADHGTHALLKNRYDVSLVRDGDRWVMRRVVIENAWYTGDPAAIFG; encoded by the coding sequence ATGGACCTGCACGACCGCGTGGAAATCATCGACGCGCTGTACCGCTTCGGCCTCGGCCAGGACCTCAAGGACCGCGAGCTGTTCGCGTCGTCCTTCGCCGCCGACGCCGAGCTGGACTTCCGGCCGGCGGCCGCGCGCTGGGGTGCCGAACCGCCGTTGATGACCGGCCGGGACTCGATCGTTGACACGATTCTCGCGTCCTTCTCCGGCCGCGTCGACACCACGCACCAGGTGACCAACCCGCGCGTCACGGTCGACGGCGACACCGCGCACTTGACGGCCATGGTCGAAGCCCAGCACCTGCTGAGCGCCGACCACGGCACGCACGCGCTGCTGAAGAACCGCTACGACGTCAGCCTGGTCCGCGACGGCGACCGCTGGGTGATGCGCCGCGTGGTGATCGAAAACGCCTGGTACACCGGCGATCCGGCGGCCATCTTCGGCTGA
- a CDS encoding DUF917 domain-containing protein yields MREITENDLDDIARGAAILGTGGGGDPYIGRLLASSAVRSHGAVPLVPLAEVPDDAVVLPVAMMGAPTVMVEKLPSAEQVGLAARTLAGYLGKELTHIACAEAGGVNSLIPVVAAAQLGLPLVDADGMGRAFPELQMVLPTLYGIRATPMSIADEKGNRGVLDTVDNHWAERLARSATIDMGCSAMISNYAMSGSQARESLVPGTLSLCAELGALVRSARAAHEDPVARVVSRLGGRRLFTGKVVDVARRTVTGFARGEARLSGMDGDTGAELVLRFQNEHLVAERDGVVEASVPDLICTLERESGDAVTTEGLRYGQRVTVIAAPADPRWHTPEGIALAGPRYFGYDIDPIGVAG; encoded by the coding sequence ATGCGCGAGATCACCGAAAACGACCTCGACGACATCGCCCGAGGCGCCGCCATTCTCGGCACCGGCGGCGGTGGCGACCCCTACATCGGCCGGCTGCTGGCGTCCTCGGCGGTGCGCTCGCACGGGGCCGTGCCGCTGGTGCCGCTGGCGGAGGTGCCGGACGACGCCGTCGTGCTGCCCGTCGCGATGATGGGCGCGCCGACGGTGATGGTCGAGAAGCTGCCGTCGGCCGAGCAGGTCGGGCTCGCCGCGCGCACGCTCGCCGGGTACCTCGGCAAGGAGCTGACGCACATCGCGTGCGCCGAGGCGGGCGGCGTCAACTCGCTGATCCCGGTCGTCGCGGCCGCGCAGCTCGGGCTGCCGCTGGTCGACGCCGACGGCATGGGCCGGGCGTTCCCCGAGCTGCAGATGGTGTTGCCGACGTTGTACGGCATCCGAGCCACACCCATGTCCATCGCGGACGAGAAGGGCAACCGTGGCGTGCTGGACACAGTGGACAACCACTGGGCCGAGCGGCTGGCCCGCTCGGCGACCATCGACATGGGCTGTTCGGCGATGATCAGCAACTATGCGATGTCGGGGTCCCAGGCCCGGGAGTCGCTGGTGCCGGGCACGCTGAGCCTGTGCGCCGAGCTGGGTGCCCTCGTGCGTTCGGCGCGTGCGGCGCACGAGGATCCCGTCGCCCGGGTCGTTTCCCGCCTGGGTGGCCGCCGGCTGTTCACCGGCAAGGTCGTCGACGTCGCCCGCCGGACGGTCACCGGCTTCGCCCGCGGCGAGGCGCGCCTGTCCGGAATGGACGGTGACACCGGCGCCGAGCTGGTGCTGCGGTTCCAGAACGAGCACCTGGTGGCCGAGCGCGACGGCGTCGTCGAAGCGTCCGTGCCGGACCTGATCTGCACGCTCGAGCGCGAGTCCGGGGATGCCGTGACGACCGAAGGGCTGCGGTACGGCCAGCGCGTCACGGTCATCGCCGCGCCCGCCGACCCGCGGTGGCACACGCCGGAAGGGATCGCGCTCGCCGGCCCGCGGTACTTCGGCTACGACATCGACCCGATCGGAGTGGCCGGGTGA
- a CDS encoding SDR family NAD(P)-dependent oxidoreductase, translating to MRVLVTGGNAGIGYFTAEQLASAGAEVVLGSRDPAKAQVAVTAIRSRVAGARVTHVRLDLADLAQVATVAPGPLDAVVCNAGVMLDKPPRRETKAGHELMFGTNHLGHFALVARLMPVLAPDARIVTTGSFAAKSASLDFADLQSERGYHPKRAYERSKLAQMLFAVELDRRLRRIGSERLSVVAHPGGALDSLTPSRPPVHVRTAGQWLRGLPARIVLQGKDAGARPAVRAVLGPDVAGGQLWGPRVFGLRGRPRLEEHWANLADDAAAERLWAESAALTGTDPLG from the coding sequence ATGCGGGTGCTGGTGACCGGCGGCAACGCCGGGATCGGGTACTTCACGGCCGAGCAGCTGGCTTCGGCCGGGGCGGAAGTGGTGCTCGGCAGCCGCGACCCGGCGAAGGCGCAGGTCGCGGTCACCGCGATCCGGTCGCGGGTCGCCGGTGCGCGCGTCACCCACGTCCGGCTCGACCTGGCCGACCTGGCGCAGGTCGCCACCGTCGCCCCCGGACCGCTGGACGCCGTCGTGTGCAACGCCGGGGTCATGCTCGACAAGCCCCCGCGCAGGGAAACGAAGGCCGGGCACGAGCTGATGTTCGGCACCAACCACCTCGGCCACTTCGCGCTGGTCGCCCGGCTGATGCCGGTCTTGGCGCCGGACGCGCGGATCGTCACCACCGGCAGTTTCGCGGCGAAGTCGGCGAGCCTCGACTTCGCCGACCTCCAGAGCGAACGCGGCTACCACCCGAAACGCGCCTACGAGCGCTCCAAGCTGGCCCAGATGCTCTTCGCCGTCGAACTCGACCGGCGCCTGCGGCGAATCGGCTCCGAGCGGCTGAGCGTGGTGGCCCACCCCGGCGGCGCGCTCGACTCCCTGACGCCGTCGCGGCCGCCGGTGCACGTCCGCACGGCCGGGCAGTGGCTGCGCGGCCTGCCCGCGCGGATCGTGCTGCAGGGCAAGGACGCCGGCGCGCGGCCCGCGGTCCGCGCGGTGCTCGGCCCGGACGTCGCCGGTGGCCAGCTGTGGGGTCCGCGCGTCTTCGGGCTTCGCGGCCGGCCACGCCTGGAGGAGCACTGGGCGAACCTGGCCGACGACGCGGCCGCCGAGCGGCTGTGGGCGGAAAGTGCCGCGCTGACCGGAACGGACCCGCTGGGCTGA
- a CDS encoding purine-cytosine permease family protein, producing the protein MASTVGVDDYALTRVPDHARYSWWSVAVQRFGQVSALSQFLLGATVGFGMSFGNAVLAFTLGSVILELITILVGVIGVREGLSTSMIARWTGFGRGGSALIGLAIGISLIGWFGIQSAVSAQGLVSLIGGLPEWGWALVFGLLVTAIVVRGFHSMAWTAYLTVPAFLVLVGWSVISELTRHDLGALVSSAPPGPSLSLLQGTTLVAGGFIVGAVITPDMTRFNRTTGDVVKQTLVGITLGEYVIGLSGVLLAHAVGSAGITTIVTSSVGWVGLLIVIAGTIKINDWNLYSSGLGVVNFIGTVSGRKAHRGLVTAVLGVAGSVLAAAGILAKFTDFLTVLGVAFPPIAGIMVAEYFVVKKWRGDLEAARARGTVPEDAPVWVPATIVVWIAAAVFGEFVEWGLPSINSLVVAFVLYVVAGKLGWVRGIGSSRTADAEPAPAV; encoded by the coding sequence GTGGCCTCAACAGTCGGTGTCGATGACTACGCCCTCACCAGAGTGCCGGACCACGCCCGGTACTCGTGGTGGTCGGTCGCCGTCCAGCGGTTCGGCCAGGTGTCCGCCTTGTCCCAGTTCCTGCTCGGAGCCACCGTCGGCTTCGGGATGAGCTTCGGGAACGCCGTGCTGGCGTTCACGCTCGGCTCGGTCATCCTGGAGCTCATCACCATCCTCGTCGGCGTCATCGGCGTCCGCGAGGGCCTCTCGACGTCCATGATCGCCCGCTGGACCGGCTTCGGCCGCGGCGGCTCGGCGCTCATCGGGCTCGCCATCGGGATCAGCCTCATCGGCTGGTTCGGCATCCAGTCCGCCGTCTCCGCGCAGGGGCTCGTCTCGCTCATCGGCGGCCTGCCGGAGTGGGGCTGGGCGCTCGTGTTCGGCCTGCTCGTCACCGCGATCGTGGTCCGCGGCTTCCACTCCATGGCCTGGACGGCGTACCTGACCGTGCCGGCGTTCCTGGTCCTGGTCGGCTGGTCGGTGATCTCCGAGCTGACCCGCCACGACCTCGGCGCGCTCGTCTCCTCGGCCCCGCCCGGGCCGTCGCTGAGCCTGCTGCAGGGCACCACGCTCGTGGCAGGCGGGTTCATCGTCGGCGCGGTGATCACGCCGGACATGACCCGCTTCAACCGCACCACGGGCGACGTCGTCAAGCAGACGCTCGTCGGCATCACCCTCGGCGAGTACGTCATCGGCCTGTCCGGGGTGCTGCTCGCGCACGCCGTCGGCAGCGCCGGGATCACCACCATCGTGACGTCGTCGGTGGGCTGGGTCGGGCTGCTGATCGTCATCGCCGGCACGATCAAGATCAACGACTGGAACCTCTACTCGTCGGGGCTCGGTGTCGTGAACTTCATCGGCACGGTCTCCGGCCGCAAGGCCCACCGCGGGCTCGTCACGGCGGTGCTCGGTGTCGCGGGCAGCGTGCTCGCCGCGGCCGGGATCCTGGCGAAGTTCACCGACTTCCTCACCGTGCTGGGCGTCGCGTTCCCGCCGATCGCGGGGATCATGGTGGCCGAGTACTTCGTCGTGAAGAAGTGGCGCGGCGACCTGGAAGCCGCGCGGGCGCGCGGAACCGTGCCCGAGGACGCGCCCGTGTGGGTGCCCGCCACCATCGTCGTCTGGATCGCCGCGGCGGTCTTCGGCGAGTTCGTCGAGTGGGGCCTGCCGAGCATCAACTCGCTCGTCGTGGCCTTCGTCCTGTACGTCGTCGCCGGGAAGCTCGGCTGGGTGCGGGGGATCGGCAGCAGCCGGACCGCCGACGCCGAGCCCGCCCCCGCAGTCTGA
- a CDS encoding hydantoinase/oxoprolinase N-terminal domain-containing protein, giving the protein MRIGIDVGGTNTDAVLLDGRQVLASVKTSTTADVTSGIVAAIDGLQRQRAFDPAAVRAVMIGTTHFINALVEAHRLAPTAAVRLSLPAGASLPPMVDWPQRLVDAVSGRSYLVHGGHEFDGRHIAELDESELRKAADDMGEAGVRSVAITSVFSPVNAEFEARAAEIIAAQLPDVAISLSHEIGRIGLLERENATVINAALRELAAHIVDGLSASVTGAGITAPLYLSQNDGTLMDVDFARRYPVATFASGPTNSMRGAAVLSGLDTCAVVDVGGTTSDVGVLRQGFPREATTDVSVAGIRTNFRMPDVLSIGIGGGSRVRAGVTVGPDSVGYELTSKALVFGGDTLTATDIAVAAGRAEIGDPSLVSHLDRGLVEAALDRIAADVSDVVERMRTSAEPLPVVAVGGGSVLLPDELAGCGAVHRPENYAVANAIGAAIAQIGGEVDRVYVIEPGRREAVVDEAKQEAVDRAVAAGASPASVGIVDFDEVPIPYLPGNATRIRVKAVGDLQLGA; this is encoded by the coding sequence GTGCGCATCGGCATCGACGTCGGCGGCACCAACACCGACGCCGTCCTGCTCGACGGCCGTCAGGTGCTCGCCTCGGTCAAGACCAGCACGACCGCGGACGTCACCTCGGGCATCGTCGCCGCGATCGACGGGCTGCAGCGGCAGCGCGCGTTCGACCCGGCGGCGGTGCGGGCGGTGATGATCGGCACCACGCACTTCATCAACGCCCTCGTCGAGGCCCACCGGCTCGCGCCGACCGCGGCCGTGCGGCTGAGCCTGCCGGCCGGGGCGTCGCTGCCGCCGATGGTCGACTGGCCGCAGCGGCTCGTCGACGCGGTGTCGGGGCGCAGCTACCTCGTCCACGGCGGACACGAGTTCGACGGACGGCACATCGCGGAGCTCGACGAAAGCGAGCTGCGCAAGGCGGCGGACGACATGGGGGAGGCCGGGGTGCGCAGCGTCGCGATCACCTCGGTCTTCTCCCCGGTCAACGCCGAGTTCGAGGCCCGCGCGGCCGAGATCATCGCGGCGCAGCTGCCGGACGTGGCGATCTCGCTGTCCCACGAGATCGGCCGGATCGGCTTGCTGGAGCGGGAAAACGCGACGGTGATCAACGCGGCGCTGCGGGAGCTGGCCGCGCACATCGTCGACGGCCTGTCCGCGTCGGTCACCGGCGCCGGCATCACCGCGCCGCTGTACCTGAGCCAGAACGACGGCACCTTGATGGACGTCGACTTCGCCCGCCGCTACCCGGTGGCCACCTTCGCGTCCGGGCCGACGAACTCGATGCGCGGCGCGGCCGTGCTGTCCGGTCTGGACACCTGCGCGGTGGTCGACGTCGGCGGCACGACCAGCGACGTCGGCGTGCTGCGGCAGGGCTTCCCCCGGGAGGCGACCACCGACGTCAGCGTCGCCGGGATCCGCACCAACTTCCGGATGCCGGACGTCCTCTCGATCGGTATCGGCGGCGGCAGCCGGGTTCGCGCGGGCGTCACCGTGGGCCCGGATTCGGTCGGGTACGAGCTGACGTCGAAGGCGCTGGTCTTCGGCGGTGACACGCTCACCGCCACCGACATCGCGGTCGCGGCGGGCCGTGCGGAGATCGGCGATCCATCACTGGTGTCGCATCTGGACCGCGGCCTGGTCGAGGCGGCGCTGGACCGGATCGCCGCGGACGTGTCCGATGTGGTCGAACGGATGCGGACCTCCGCCGAACCGCTGCCGGTGGTCGCCGTCGGCGGGGGTTCGGTGCTGCTGCCGGACGAGCTGGCCGGCTGCGGCGCCGTGCACCGGCCGGAGAACTACGCCGTGGCCAACGCGATCGGCGCGGCCATCGCGCAGATCGGCGGCGAGGTCGACCGCGTCTACGTGATCGAGCCCGGCCGCCGCGAGGCCGTCGTCGACGAGGCGAAGCAGGAGGCGGTCGACCGCGCGGTGGCGGCCGGCGCCTCGCCCGCGTCCGTCGGCATCGTCGACTTCGACGAGGTGCCCATCCCGTACCTGCCCGGCAACGCCACGCGCATCCGCGTCAAGGCGGTCGGCGACCTGCAGCTGGGGGCGTGA
- a CDS encoding alpha/beta fold hydrolase, whose product MQIELSAGTVEYTDTGGAGPVVVFVHGLLMDGSLWDGPVATLPGHRCVVPALPLGAHRVPMPGADLSLLGIAALLAEFLERLDLREVTLVGVDTGGALVQLLMAGGAARVSRVVLASCDAFDNFPPGLTGKTLFLAGKLSPRLFGAFMQQLRLRAVRRLPIAFGWLTKRGDAVSAGWIRPLLKQPAIRRDAVRALRAFAASPGILREAAERLPAFDRPALVVWASEDRVMPPEHGRRLAALLPKGKLVEVADSYTLLPLDQPAEFARLVREFTAG is encoded by the coding sequence ATGCAGATCGAGCTGTCCGCGGGGACCGTCGAGTACACCGACACGGGCGGGGCGGGCCCGGTGGTCGTGTTCGTCCACGGCCTGCTGATGGACGGCTCGCTGTGGGACGGCCCGGTCGCCACCCTGCCGGGCCACCGGTGCGTCGTCCCGGCGTTGCCGCTGGGCGCACATCGGGTTCCGATGCCGGGCGCCGACCTTTCGCTCCTGGGCATCGCCGCCCTGCTCGCGGAGTTCCTCGAGCGTCTCGACCTGCGGGAGGTCACGCTCGTCGGCGTCGACACCGGCGGGGCGCTGGTCCAGCTGCTCATGGCCGGCGGCGCGGCGCGGGTGAGCCGGGTGGTGCTGGCGTCGTGCGACGCGTTCGACAACTTCCCGCCGGGGCTGACCGGCAAGACCCTGTTCCTGGCGGGCAAGCTATCGCCCCGGTTGTTCGGGGCGTTCATGCAGCAGCTGCGGCTGCGAGCGGTGCGACGGCTGCCGATCGCGTTCGGCTGGCTGACCAAGCGCGGCGACGCTGTCTCGGCGGGCTGGATCCGCCCGTTGCTGAAGCAACCGGCGATCCGGCGCGACGCGGTCCGCGCGCTGCGGGCTTTCGCGGCGTCGCCGGGCATCCTGCGGGAGGCGGCGGAACGGCTCCCGGCGTTCGACCGGCCGGCTTTGGTGGTGTGGGCGAGCGAAGACCGCGTGATGCCACCGGAGCACGGCCGGCGGCTGGCCGCGTTGCTGCCGAAGGGGAAGCTCGTCGAAGTGGCCGACAGCTACACGCTGCTCCCGCTGGACCAGCCGGCGGAGTTCGCGCGGCTGGTGCGGGAGTTCACAGCCGGCTGA
- a CDS encoding DUF917 domain-containing protein, which translates to MSWTLTEADLPDLARGAAVLGTGGGGDPYVGRLLVREAIREHGPVTILDPAEVDDSALVIPTAQMGAPTVVHEKLPNGAEPVLALRTLERHLGTRADATMPIECGGINSMIPLLVGARLGLPVVDADGMGRAFPELQMETFGVYGVPGSPMAIGGERGETTVIDTGADNRRMEWLARGVTIRLGGVAHIAEYAMSGADVKRTAVPQTLSLALTVGRTIREARERNEDPVERLASALRSTPYEHLRVLFRGKVSDVERRTEAGFARGRAAAVSFDGAHKLEILFQNENLLATVDGSVRCVVPDLICVLESATAEPITTETLRYGQRVTVVGISTPPLMRTPAALDTFGPAAFGLPHGFVPVEEIA; encoded by the coding sequence GTGAGCTGGACCCTGACCGAAGCGGACCTGCCCGACCTCGCCCGCGGTGCCGCCGTCCTCGGCACCGGCGGGGGCGGTGACCCCTACGTCGGACGGCTGCTCGTGCGCGAGGCCATCCGGGAGCACGGGCCGGTCACGATCCTCGATCCGGCCGAAGTGGACGACTCGGCCCTGGTGATCCCCACGGCGCAGATGGGCGCGCCGACCGTCGTCCACGAAAAGCTGCCGAACGGCGCCGAGCCCGTGCTGGCGTTGCGGACGCTGGAGCGGCACCTCGGGACGCGGGCCGACGCGACCATGCCGATCGAGTGCGGCGGCATCAACTCGATGATCCCGCTGCTGGTCGGCGCCCGGCTCGGGCTGCCGGTGGTCGACGCCGACGGCATGGGCCGGGCCTTCCCGGAGCTGCAGATGGAGACGTTCGGCGTCTACGGCGTGCCCGGCTCGCCGATGGCCATCGGCGGCGAACGCGGCGAGACGACGGTGATCGACACCGGCGCCGACAACCGGCGGATGGAGTGGCTGGCTCGTGGCGTCACCATCCGGCTCGGCGGGGTCGCGCACATCGCCGAGTACGCGATGAGCGGCGCGGACGTCAAGCGGACCGCCGTGCCGCAAACGCTTTCCCTGGCGTTGACCGTGGGCCGGACGATCCGGGAAGCGCGTGAGCGCAACGAGGATCCGGTCGAGCGGCTGGCCTCGGCGTTGCGCTCGACGCCGTATGAGCACCTGCGGGTGCTGTTCCGCGGCAAGGTGTCCGATGTGGAGCGACGCACGGAGGCGGGCTTCGCGCGGGGCCGCGCGGCGGCGGTGTCGTTCGACGGCGCGCACAAGCTGGAGATCCTGTTCCAGAACGAGAACCTTCTGGCCACTGTGGACGGTTCCGTGCGGTGCGTGGTGCCCGACCTGATCTGCGTGCTGGAGTCCGCGACGGCCGAACCGATCACCACCGAGACACTGCGTTACGGGCAGCGCGTCACCGTCGTCGGGATCTCGACGCCGCCGTTGATGCGCACTCCCGCGGCGCTGGACACCTTCGGCCCGGCCGCGTTCGGGCTGCCGCACGGTTTCGTCCCCGTGGAGGAGATCGCGTGA
- a CDS encoding TetR/AcrR family transcriptional regulator, with protein sequence MDNATGERAGYRRSAGSPRGEARRRELLAKITEDVAENGLVDFSLRRAARAAGTTHKVLLYHFESAEDLLRQVVFALRERRIGNALAAIAATPATLTDRVRAAWESLRDEETRLRRVLDQAMGLAMYDPGRYAALGRGASGQYLPTLLEFCPPDWPERRKFEVASMILATLRGFLVDLLTSPDGDGAAAGFEALLRAVEREEAAP encoded by the coding sequence GTGGACAACGCTACCGGTGAACGGGCCGGCTACCGGCGGTCGGCGGGGTCGCCCCGCGGCGAGGCCCGGCGGCGGGAACTGCTGGCGAAGATCACCGAGGACGTCGCCGAGAACGGCCTGGTGGACTTCTCGCTGCGCCGCGCCGCGCGGGCGGCCGGGACGACGCACAAGGTGCTGCTCTACCACTTCGAAAGCGCGGAAGACCTGCTCCGGCAGGTCGTGTTCGCGCTGCGCGAGCGGCGGATCGGCAACGCGCTGGCGGCGATCGCCGCTACCCCGGCCACGTTGACCGACCGGGTCCGCGCGGCGTGGGAGAGCCTGCGCGACGAGGAGACGCGGCTGCGGCGCGTGCTCGACCAGGCGATGGGCCTGGCGATGTACGACCCGGGCCGGTACGCGGCGCTCGGCCGTGGCGCTTCCGGCCAGTACTTGCCGACGCTGCTGGAGTTCTGCCCGCCGGACTGGCCGGAGCGGCGGAAGTTCGAGGTCGCGTCGATGATCCTCGCGACCCTGCGCGGGTTTCTCGTGGACCTGCTGACCAGTCCGGACGGCGACGGTGCGGCCGCGGGGTTCGAGGCGCTGCTGCGCGCGGTGGAGCGGGAGGAAGCGGCTCCCTGA
- a CDS encoding NAD-dependent succinate-semialdehyde dehydrogenase yields the protein MYSVTNPATGELVEEVPNATDEQVRAAIGRVHVGFAAWRARPVADRAAIVRRAAELFAERAGELAAIMTLEMGKRINEGRGEVGVVADIFRYYGERGPDLLADEPLALRGGEAVLTKEPIGALLGVMPWNFPCYQVARFVAPNLVLGNTILLKHASICPRSAKAIEEVLRDAGVPADAYVNVFASSRQVPWMLADPRLVGVSLTGSEQAGISVAAEAGRNLKKCVLELGGSDPLIVLDTADLDETVKVTATARMRNCGQSCNAPKRMIVLGELYDEFVDRLAKRVTEYYVPGDPADPATTLPPLASVAAAEEVAAQIATAVREGATLRAGGHRVPGPGAYVEATVLTDVTPEMAAYREEIFGPVALVFRAETEEEAIALANDTPFGLGASVYATDRARAVRVARRIEAGMVYLNKSGGSEADLPFGGIKRSGIGRELGPLGIEEFMNKKPIRL from the coding sequence ATGTACTCAGTCACCAACCCGGCGACGGGTGAGCTCGTGGAGGAGGTTCCGAACGCGACCGACGAGCAGGTCCGCGCCGCGATCGGCCGCGTCCACGTCGGGTTCGCGGCCTGGCGGGCCCGGCCGGTGGCCGATCGCGCCGCGATCGTGCGGCGCGCGGCCGAGCTGTTCGCCGAGCGCGCCGGCGAGCTGGCCGCGATCATGACCCTGGAGATGGGGAAGCGGATCAACGAGGGCCGCGGCGAGGTGGGGGTCGTCGCCGACATCTTCCGCTACTACGGCGAACGCGGCCCGGACCTGCTGGCCGACGAGCCGCTGGCGCTGCGCGGCGGCGAGGCCGTGCTGACGAAGGAGCCGATCGGGGCGCTGCTCGGCGTCATGCCGTGGAACTTCCCGTGCTACCAGGTCGCCCGGTTCGTGGCGCCGAACCTGGTGCTGGGCAACACGATCCTGCTCAAGCACGCGTCGATCTGCCCGCGTTCGGCGAAGGCGATCGAAGAAGTGCTGCGCGACGCCGGCGTGCCCGCGGACGCGTACGTGAACGTGTTCGCCTCGAGCCGCCAGGTGCCGTGGATGCTGGCCGACCCGCGTCTCGTGGGCGTGTCGCTGACCGGCAGCGAGCAGGCGGGGATCTCGGTGGCGGCGGAAGCCGGCCGGAACCTCAAGAAGTGCGTCCTGGAACTGGGTGGATCCGACCCGCTGATCGTGCTGGACACGGCCGACCTGGACGAAACGGTCAAGGTGACGGCGACCGCCCGGATGCGCAACTGCGGCCAGTCGTGCAACGCGCCCAAGCGGATGATCGTCCTGGGCGAGCTGTACGACGAGTTCGTCGACCGGCTGGCGAAGCGGGTGACGGAGTATTACGTGCCGGGCGACCCGGCGGACCCGGCGACAACGCTCCCACCGCTGGCTTCCGTGGCAGCGGCAGAGGAGGTGGCGGCCCAGATAGCGACGGCAGTCCGCGAGGGCGCGACGCTGCGCGCGGGCGGCCACCGCGTCCCGGGCCCGGGAGCGTATGTGGAGGCGACGGTGCTCACGGACGTGACGCCCGAGATGGCGGCGTACCGAGAGGAGATCTTCGGCCCGGTGGCGCTGGTGTTCCGCGCGGAGACGGAGGAGGAGGCGATCGCATTGGCGAACGACACGCCGTTCGGCTTGGGCGCGAGCGTGTACGCGACGGACCGGGCGAGGGCGGTCCGGGTGGCTCGCCGCATCGAGGCGGGGATGGTGTATTTGAACAAGTCGGGCGGGTCGGAGGCGGATCTGCCGTTCGGCGGGATCAAGCGTTCCGGCATCGGGCGCGAGCTGGGGCCGCTCGGGATCGAGGAATTCATGAACAAGAAGCCGATCCGCCTCTGA